The Antennarius striatus isolate MH-2024 chromosome 8, ASM4005453v1, whole genome shotgun sequence nucleotide sequence atTTCTCAAACAGCCCAAGGCATCAGGCTGAGTCCAAACCTatatttgtcttttaatttgGCTGCACACCCAGTGCTCCATTTCTTACCTGTTTAGCTCGCATGCGCTCCTCAGCTGCTCTGAGAGACTGATCCTCTCCAGTCTGGTGTGAAGCAGCTTGATAAAGTGAAGTCTGAGTGGTTTTAAATATGCAGATTATGGGCCATTTTTCACATCCAGCCTGAAAAGTAATGGATGTAATCTGTGCTCAAAAGGGAAAAAACGCTAACTGGTTGCAGGACCGAGGGAGAAATTATCCTGCccttgaaaaatacatttataaattacattGTACATTATTGATACGTTCCACTGGAAAGCCCTGATTGTATTTTGTAATACATTGCAGTCGCTTATTAAATAATTGATGCTGCTGCCCAATCGGCATTCCCTCTTTCAATTGGAATGGTATGCAAGACGCATATATGGAGTTTGataacaaaatttaaataagCCCTTTAATAACATGCATCAGCACCTCAGCAGCAAGCCACCGACTAAAGTAATTACTATTTCCTTGATGTTAAGTCTCCAATAAACAGACTCGACCTGACTGCTGAGGCCTTGACATGGGTTGAATGAGAGTTGTGAGACTTTTCGTGACCTGAGAACGTCAGTGCAGGCGGGTAAAGAAAATGACCGACTGGTTTGTTTAGTGACTTTGAAAATAGGCGCGACAATCAGCGTCTGGAGCATCATCGGTCACCAGCGCGCAAACCGCTCTCCAGGACTAATTGAAAGAAAGTTAACCTTGCTATCTGGACCTTTTTTTAGTAACGCACACGTCTCATCTTCTGTTATGCAGCGACTGCGGTTCATTTCTAATGCTGGAATAGGGAAGAACCTTCACTTACACAGATGCTCGCGAGCATAAAGTAACACGTTTGTGCTCCAGCCAgcagcaacatttttaaatggcTGAAATAAAACTTAGAAGATTAACTGAGATGCGAGGGATTTATGATAAGCTGCAACAAAAACTGGCAGATTCAGAGATTAATTCTACCAGGAAGAACAGAAATCAAAAAAATATCATTCCCAAtggtgttttgtcttttttttttctcctccggTTTGTTTtaagaggaggaggtgcagaggTGATTGATCGTCTTGATCAGCTGCATTGTACAGCGAGTCAGTGACTAACAGCCTCCGATCTCTTCTCCAACAGCTTTACTCTCTAAAGGATAAATAAGATTAATGTGATGGTCCGTGTGATgcggttgccatggtaacatgGGAAAGGAATGCTTGAAGCAGCAGATTCTGTTGGGAATAAAGAAGCAGGTGAAATATTCATTTCTACACTTGTGTTGGAGAGAAATGTTGAACCAGCCAATCAcgctgtgtgggtgtgtgtgtgtgtgtctgtgtgtgtgtgtgtgtgtgtgtgtgtgtgtgtgtgtgtgtgtgtgtgtgtgtgtgtgtgtgtgtgtgtgagagagatgctGCTTCATGTAGACACATGGCACCGACTGCAGCGTCGCATTATTTCACTGAGGTGGTGAGTTTTAAACGACTCCAGGAGGCAGCATCTCCATCAGGATGTGATGTGTTTCCTAGTGAAGATGGATGCAAGGAAGAATTGTTCCGGTTATTCTCTCACTGGAGAATGAGCTGGAGTGAGCAAAGATGTctaacaaatacacaaaaaacataaaagcagAATATTTTTATCGTCCTGTAATCAATATAAGCAGTTGAATAGGATGTAAATAAAATTAGGTCTCATGTCAAAAGCAGAGTTAGAAACAAAAGAGATGCATTGACGTTTTCAATCCTTTATGATCATACAGAGACCTTTATATGAACATTAAAGGACGGCACTGTGCAGTCATTCGTGTGTTTGAGTCCCTTATGGATTACATTCAGGGCTATAAAATCGACAGGCCTGCTTTCTTTTCAGATTTCGTGCCTTAAATGTGCACCGGCGATGCTCTCCTCCTCATCGACTTAGTACTACCAGCTCAGTTTGCAAACTTTTTGGTTTCAGATCATTTATCATCTCCACTGCTTTGCTTCCCATAGCTTGTAAGTCCTTCATATCACGCTGGTATGCTTTCAATTTTCAGGCTGGATACCAGATCACTCAGCAGCGGCGGCCCATCGCGGTAGATGGCACTTTGGCTTACATCCTCCTCggaggaaagaagaggaatcaGGTGATCAGAAAAACGGTCCGAATCAAACAGATCCAGCTTGAGCAGGACAGCGGCAAGAGTCTGCACGATGATCTGCGCGGCCAGACGCTGGTAGACCTCAACAGAGCAGGTGAAGTCCCCAAAGCGTCGACTGATGCTGTTAATATAGTTGTCATGGAGCCTCGTTCTGCCGGGATGTTTGATGATTATTACATCATAACGCAACTGAGCCACATCTCGAATATGAATATGGGTATTACAGTTTCCCCTTCTGTGGCTGAATGGAGTCTTTAATACACTAATCATCTCATAATAGTCTTAAtactgttgaagaaaaaaaaaaactggaagcCACCACAGTAACGTGCCTGGAAGAAAAGGATTGAAGCAGACAATGTTTAATAGAGGAGTTAAATTACCCAACAAAACATGAACCGCTGAGGTTTGTTTGCGGAGCTCCGTGGGACATTAGACGCCTCAGAGATGGGGATCACAGATGTTTGCACATCCGTCAGGTGTTGGTCTAATGGAGCTGGTGATGGAGCCAGACATGAGCTGTGGAGAGGAGGCTGCTGCAGCTGTGAGGGAGCTCCAGCTCATCTTGCATGCCCTCGGCACTTGTCAAGGCAACATGTCTGGTATGAAAATCACCCCATTTCTGCCtgttttcttgcttttcttttctttttttctgagcaGTATTACTTCTAAACCCAAACTTGTTACCCGCCAACTGTGCATCTGCTTTGTCTTTCTCCACAGAGGGCCAGCTGCGAGTCGACGCCAACGTGTCGGTCCACAAAGCCGACGAGCCTCTGGGCGTCAGGGCGGAGGTGAAGAACATCAACAGCATCCGATTCCTCGCCAAGGCGATAGGTGAGCGTCGAAACAAAGAGGAGGTGCAACAGATATTTAATCACTCTGACTGGGTGTGTGGATTGGCTGCAtgattacacacaaacacacacacacagtttatgtGCGTCCTACAAGGCAAAACTGGTAGTAAAGGGTAACAAAACTGGAGTCACTCAAGTAGTGTTTTTATTGTACTTGACATTTTGACAGCAGCCGGTGGACGTAGCTTAGTTAGCACAAAGGCTACGAACGGTGAAGCAGCTCACCTGACTGGCCGGGCCTAAACAGATCTATACGCATTAATGCATTGatactaataatagtaatacaATGACCTAATATGGAATACAATATTCATAGCATTCAAATACTTCATTGATGCATTATGAGTAGATGAACAGTTAGCGGTGACACAGAAGCTGAATTGGCTTCATGGAGCTGCTCACTTTAAAAGCATGGATTTTATGTCGGCCTTGACTTTTGTTACTGTTCATTGAGCTTCACATAAAATGCTGACAAAGAACTACAGAGGAGATTTCAGCGTTTCACATCCAGGCTTTTCCATATGGTGcaaccctaaaaaaaaattttgtgtgtgtgcatacgtcAACAAACTATTGGATCGTTTCCTCTGCCGCCGAATTGGTGTTTAAAAGTCACTGAGAAAATCATCGTTTATCACATTTAGTACATGGCAGACCAGCACGtaacagcagatgtttgtgtgtatcgCTGATAGTGaataaaacgtgtgtgtgtgtgtgtgtgtgtgtgtgtgtgtgtgttcgctctGACACAACAAAGACTACGAAATCCAGAGACAGGTTGATGTCCTACAGGCCGGGGGGACGGTGAGAAACGAGACCAGGGCATATGACTCCAAAACAGGGTAAGAGGATGAGAGAGCAGGGCTTTTGccactggaccccccccccccacacacacacacacacacgcacacatccacacaccatCATAGTAATCATGATGAATGGAGCCATTTGGATGCCGCTGCCATCCCGCGTTATCTGTGAACTCTGTGCTGCTCAGGTTTATGAGCTGACAGAATGAACCAGCTCCCACACATCTGACATCTCGATCGTCTTCTAGTGCATCGCCTCGTTCCCATGAGGCCTTGCAGGTGCAAGGTACACAGTGACCTGTGATTGGAAATTTCTACCGCTTCCCCCCTTGAAGGTGGATGCAGAAGTTTTCCAGACAGCAGGGAGAGAATCTTGTTTGTTCTTGGGTTTCCTTGAAGTCACATTTACTGCAGCTCAGTATTTCTGCTCTGGGATCAGTGATCACGCTGCAGCCAGCAAGGCTCTTTATTAATCAATCTGGTgatttagtttttaattaaaagtttgATTTACAGAATATGAAGAAATGCCACACAAGGATATTCAAAAGGCCAGCAGTCAAAAATCCAAACTGCTGCTTTCAGTTTAGTATTTTGACTTTTCTCATTAGAGATGCTTGAATTTTAGTATAAATTATACCAGAAAATTGCTTTTTCCGTACATTGATTTTGAAACCTTTAACTCTTACAAATGAAGACATCAGTCATCCATTATGTGTTCATCTTTTTTCCCAGTGAGACAATCCCTATGAGGGACAAAGAGGGTCTTCAGGACTACAGGTCAGTTAGTCTCATGCTGGATGAGCTCGAGTAAAGTTGTGTTGGACCAAGTGAAATGTTCTGATgcagataccccccccccctctctctctgctgtcagGTTCATGCCAGAGCCCAACCTGCCCCCTCTGGTTGTGTATGAGGACAGTGCATCGCTGCCTCCTGGGATAGCTGCGAGCGAGGTGGTGGTGCTAGAGGAGATAAGGGCCCGGCTGCCGGAGTTACCCGGCGTCAGACGAAACCGGCTGGTGCAAACGTACGGCATTCTGTCCGAGCACAGCTTCACTCTGGTGGTGAGTTTAGACGTCGACTTCCTCACTAAACCTTTTCCCTGCATCTTTCTTTCAGTCTCTTAAACCCGGACTGAAGCCTTgtggtgttttttcttttcacagaacGAAGGGCTGGTGGAGTACTTCGAAGCCGTGTTGAAGGCCACGCAGAGAGAACCCAGGAAGGTGATCGGCTGGGTGATGAACGAGCTGTTGGGTCACCTCAAGCAGCGAGACATGAGCGTGAGCCAAAGGTGAGACGGGATTTCATGTCGGAGCGATGTCTCTGCCTCCTCCAATGGCGGTCCCAGATCGTCGTCCGGTTCACAGTCTCAGATTTCAGAACAGATTTATCTGCTCAGAGAGGTTCTTGCCCTCGGACAATAGATTCAAAAATCAGTCACATGGAGCGGCCCAAAGCACGGCTGGCAGGAAAATGAATGTCGGGCTGAAGCAGTGGGAGCTGGGATAACAGAAATAATACATGATGTGTGAGGTTACACAGTGTTTTATCACAAAATATTGTGAGCTTTGTTACCTGTCACAGGTGAGTCGTATTGACCTCTACGTGACGCCAACGAGACAACTTTTGTCTCGGTCGCCTCCGCATAAAACACGAATGGGAACACACTGACAGCAGTGCTCAAATTTGATTGGATGTAATAAGTCAGCTGATAGCCACACAGTAGTAAACAAGCTGTTGAGTGTTTATCTAATGCAGCAGTGGCTTCAGTGCTCCACCTAAACCAACCAGATTCTTGATGCCCGGTGACAATAAATGGgcttttaaatgctttaaacaacGCCCGCTGCGCAACAGTCGCAGCCGGCGTTGAATCTAACAACAGTCAGGTCACTGATAGTATTCAATCGACTCAGCCTGTGAGGAAGCCGTTCCACACATCAAGATTTTAGTGGAGATGCCACTAAAATCTAAAATTTTGGACTGTTTCTGCTTTTTGAAGTTCTGCCCTGCATTAAAAAGCGTTTATCCCTGTGTTGTGTGGAGCTCAGAAGAATGTGTATGAAATCAAACCGCCGCGTCGGGGTGTGACGGTGACAGCGTCAACGTTATGTAGGCGAAATATTCGTAACTGATGACTCGCGCTGCGGTGGTTTGGTTTGATTGACACCGAGGATTATTACAGCGTTCATACTGATTGTATGTATATTGTAAAGCGGTGACTTGTGGGAGTTCATAAATCATAAATCTAATGTTCCCTGATTCCCTCTGCACCAGACAGACCGGTACGGAAAAACACCAATCAAATCAAAGTACATTGATTTTGTAAATATTCTAGAATGCCTGAAATGTTAAATTATGATTCAGAGATAAGTTACCACtgtacattttaatgtttgtatatcaagaaacaggaagctgctgagCCGTCAGGAATGCCAATAGATCACCGCTTGTCTTCCACCGACCCGTTTGTGGCACACTGGGACATTTGATCTAATTTCTTTGTTGTTAATTGTCTCCAAAAATAAGGAAACCACTGATAAAAGACAACTATGGATGGTTGGCTGCATCTCAATTTTATTTGTGAAGGTCAGACACCAAATTATACCTTAATAAACTTTAATTCTGCTTCTTATAACAGATCCAATTCAGCGTTGCTCAAACAAAAATTGCGGAAGGAGTGAAATTGAAAGGAGTAATGGATTGGCATCGGTGCTGATGCTGCGAGCTTGGCTTTATCTACCGTTCCCAGACTGTTGCGATGCGTTCGTGTGTGTGAGCGCACCACAAATAGCTTGAGATTATTTCTGCATAATGTTGCACTTGCTTTGATTGACGGCAGGTTAAcggtttgtttttcctcagctCTAATATGTGTATATGTTTTTAATCACATTGTAATTTCTTGTCGAGATTTTCTTTGTGTCCTTGACAGGAGTAGACGTCTATTGTTGGGAATCACGGCTCTTTTTCTATTTCCTTTGGACGGACAGTCCAGCCTGCAGTTCAGAGAACAAAATATTAAGTTAATTTTAAAAGGAGACACAAACAACTGGTTTGTCTGGTCGTCCTGGGAATAAACAAGCACATTCAATCTGATATTGttccttctccatctccagtTATACCTGTTTTATCAGCATCTAATAAAACAATTCAACTCTCCCTTGGTGTTGTTTCAGCCCCATCGCGCCCCCCGCTCTGGCTGAGCTGCTGGAGCTCCAGGAAACGGGACGCATCTCCTCTTCGGTTGCCAAGCAGGTCAGTCGGCCATGCAGACAGACGGAGCAATTATCCGCTCCTTTCTGTCACTCACCACCGACGCGTCACCTGTCTCCCTCTGCCCTCAGGTGTTCCAGGAGATGTGGAGGTCACCGGGTAAGACGGCCCCCCAGGTCATCGAGGAGAAGGACTTAGGCCTTGTTAGCGACGATGCACAGCTGCGCAACACCTGCCAGAAAGTGGTGGACTCGAACCCCGAAAAGGCAAGGGCTCGAATGCAAAGTCTGCCCTGCAGTTGCTGTTgcatttgtgtttattgttttgtttatttgttgttttgtgtacACTCTGTAGGTGGACTCCATCAGAAACGGAAACAAAAAAGTTCTGAATAAACTGATCGGAATAGTCCAGAAAGAGACCAGAGGCAGAGCTGATCCAGTTTTAGTGAGGGCCATTTTAGAAGAGATGACTTCATGATGGACTGATTTTTCACCACCGACAAAGAATCCAATTTTGGCTCATGTGACATCAAGACGTCATGTG carries:
- the gatb gene encoding glutamyl-tRNA(Gln) amidotransferase subunit B, mitochondrial, whose amino-acid sequence is MAASTVAARELLQNINKLRIYSKTLCLFRQIGTSSSTCQQQLKTKSAPQQLVGVVGLEVHAQINSNSKLFSASSVSFSAPPNSLVSLFDASVPGTLPVLNKSCVEAAVMTGLALDCTINRKSLFDRKHYFYADLPAGYQITQQRRPIAVDGTLAYILLGGKKRNQVIRKTVRIKQIQLEQDSGKSLHDDLRGQTLVDLNRAGVGLMELVMEPDMSCGEEAAAAVRELQLILHALGTCQGNMSEGQLRVDANVSVHKADEPLGVRAEVKNINSIRFLAKAIDYEIQRQVDVLQAGGTVRNETRAYDSKTGETIPMRDKEGLQDYRFMPEPNLPPLVVYEDSASLPPGIAASEVVVLEEIRARLPELPGVRRNRLVQTYGILSEHSFTLVNEGLVEYFEAVLKATQREPRKVIGWVMNELLGHLKQRDMSVSQSPIAPPALAELLELQETGRISSSVAKQVFQEMWRSPGKTAPQVIEEKDLGLVSDDAQLRNTCQKVVDSNPEKVDSIRNGNKKVLNKLIGIVQKETRGRADPVLVRAILEEMTS